The following proteins are co-located in the Stieleria sp. JC731 genome:
- a CDS encoding ABC transporter ATP-binding protein, which produces MITLTGFGKDYGDFTAVQSLDLHIDAGETFGFIGPNGAGKSTTIRFLATLLRATRGCGEVAGCDVMADPVGVRQAVGYMPDNFGVYDGMRVWEFLDFFAVAYRIGRKDRKQIIDNVLELLDLTHKRDDFVNGLSRGMKQRLCLAKTLVHDPPVLILDEPASGLDPRARVEVKELLKELRRMGKTILISSHILTELADCCTSIGIIERGQLLMHGPIDQVYRQIRRNRHVEIQFVKGKEAGLSILRSSPHLRSIEEAPSYVLAELETDDEGLAELMEAMIAEGVRMRSFNDRAPTLEDVFMTVTKGLVT; this is translated from the coding sequence ATGATCACACTGACCGGATTCGGAAAAGACTACGGCGATTTCACCGCGGTTCAGTCACTTGATCTGCACATCGATGCAGGCGAAACGTTTGGCTTCATCGGTCCCAACGGAGCCGGAAAGAGCACAACGATTCGATTTCTGGCGACCTTGTTGCGGGCAACGCGTGGATGCGGCGAAGTCGCTGGCTGCGACGTGATGGCGGATCCAGTTGGCGTCCGTCAGGCGGTTGGGTACATGCCGGATAACTTCGGCGTTTATGACGGAATGCGGGTTTGGGAGTTTCTCGATTTCTTTGCCGTGGCCTATCGCATCGGTCGAAAGGATCGCAAACAAATCATCGACAATGTTTTGGAATTGCTGGACCTGACACATAAGCGTGATGACTTTGTCAACGGTTTATCACGTGGTATGAAACAACGCCTTTGTCTGGCCAAAACGCTTGTTCATGACCCGCCGGTTTTGATTCTTGACGAACCGGCTAGCGGTCTCGATCCACGTGCCCGCGTCGAAGTCAAAGAGCTGCTCAAAGAACTGCGGCGAATGGGAAAAACGATCCTAATCAGCAGCCACATCCTGACGGAGTTGGCAGACTGCTGCACCTCGATCGGAATCATCGAGCGCGGTCAGCTGTTGATGCACGGGCCGATCGATCAGGTCTACCGTCAAATTCGCCGGAATCGCCACGTCGAGATTCAATTTGTAAAAGGCAAAGAGGCTGGGCTGTCGATCTTGCGAAGTTCACCACACTTGCGTTCGATCGAGGAAGCGCCAAGCTATGTGTTGGCAGAGTTGGAAACCGATGACGAAGGCTTAGCTGAACTGATGGAGGCGATGATCGCCGAAGGGGTCCGGATGCGAAGCTTCAATGATCGGGCTCCAACTTTGGAAGATGTGTTTATGACGGTAACCAAAGGTCTTGTGACGTGA